The following proteins are encoded in a genomic region of Dyadobacter sp. UC 10:
- a CDS encoding RagB/SusD family nutrient uptake outer membrane protein, with protein MKNILLHKTRAFCLIFSLLSFAGCSDLKEKPDFINPDTFYKSANELKLGVNGVYDDLNSGGFGFFYDRYVFECLIGGYQVGWEKGPLQFNLGNVNPADEYIEAYWGICYRSINRANAIIETAETMKDPANQALIDRLKGETLFLRAFYYYGLLSYFDDAPLSVKSTKNINELPSNSGGNRAIIDQIYADTKAAAELLPASYTGVDMGRATKWAAKSVLMKAQLWDEKWADAKATAEDIINNSGLTLYADFAFNFDLAHENQGERIFEAQVSASANANEYSQHSAHFNPEDFPSELGGSGWSWISTTQEFRAAYDPKDKRIAGTFIESYPTGRFGKINGTYPIVTWSPKADYNLSRFGGVVKSDANPKDPAQMIFGKAWSNKIAELDRRNSATEKNTIYIRLSDILLGHSEACNESGQGDPYASINKVRERAGITALKGLTQAALRDAIIKERMQEFVFEQVMYPELRRKSKFGGPVDYLGKEITHFAQKYNVDRVPKAKDYVLPLPAKELLGNPNVKQNATWQ; from the coding sequence ATGAAAAATATACTATTACATAAAACCAGAGCATTTTGCCTGATCTTTTCCCTGCTGAGCTTTGCCGGTTGTTCAGACCTGAAAGAAAAGCCCGATTTCATTAATCCGGACACTTTTTACAAATCTGCGAACGAACTGAAACTCGGCGTCAATGGGGTTTATGATGACCTGAATTCGGGTGGTTTCGGCTTTTTTTATGACAGATATGTATTTGAATGTCTGATAGGAGGTTACCAGGTAGGCTGGGAAAAAGGTCCGCTGCAATTCAACCTGGGTAATGTGAACCCGGCGGATGAATACATTGAAGCTTACTGGGGCATCTGCTACCGCTCGATCAACCGCGCCAATGCCATTATTGAAACGGCAGAGACAATGAAAGATCCGGCCAACCAGGCACTGATCGACAGGCTGAAAGGCGAGACGTTATTTCTGCGGGCATTTTATTATTACGGTCTGCTCAGCTATTTCGACGACGCCCCGCTTTCCGTCAAATCGACCAAAAATATCAATGAGCTTCCCTCCAACAGCGGAGGTAACCGCGCTATTATCGACCAGATTTATGCAGATACCAAAGCCGCAGCCGAGTTGCTTCCGGCGAGCTACACAGGCGTTGATATGGGCCGCGCGACGAAATGGGCAGCTAAATCAGTCCTGATGAAAGCACAGCTCTGGGACGAAAAATGGGCTGACGCAAAAGCAACTGCGGAAGATATTATCAACAACAGCGGCCTTACATTATATGCTGATTTTGCATTCAATTTTGACCTGGCTCACGAAAATCAGGGAGAGCGTATTTTTGAGGCACAGGTATCGGCTTCGGCTAATGCCAATGAATACAGCCAGCATTCGGCCCACTTCAACCCCGAAGATTTCCCCAGCGAGCTGGGCGGCTCGGGCTGGAGCTGGATCAGTACAACGCAGGAATTCAGGGCAGCCTACGATCCGAAAGACAAAAGAATTGCAGGTACGTTCATCGAAAGTTACCCGACGGGACGTTTTGGAAAAATTAATGGCACCTATCCGATCGTGACATGGAGCCCGAAAGCGGATTACAATCTTTCGCGATTTGGCGGTGTAGTGAAATCGGATGCGAACCCGAAAGATCCGGCACAAATGATCTTTGGCAAAGCATGGTCCAACAAGATCGCCGAGCTGGACAGGCGCAATTCGGCCACCGAAAAAAACACAATCTACATTCGTTTATCCGATATTCTGCTCGGACATTCTGAAGCCTGTAACGAAAGCGGGCAGGGCGATCCTTATGCTTCCATTAACAAAGTGCGCGAGCGGGCGGGCATTACTGCATTGAAGGGCCTGACACAGGCTGCGCTGCGCGACGCAATTATTAAGGAACGGATGCAGGAATTTGTATTTGAGCAGGTTATGTACCCTGAATTGCGCCGGAAAAGCAAATTCGGCGGGCCGGTTGACTATCTGGGCAAGGAAATCACGCATTTTGCCCAAAAATACAATGTAGACCGGGTGCCCAAGGCAAAGGATTACGTACTGCCGCTGCCTGCGAAAGAGCTGCTTGGCAACCCGAATGTAAAGCAAAATGCAACCTGGCAGTAA
- a CDS encoding DUF1553 domain-containing protein → MLSNKIFIGAGALIVAVSSFFWLSGSSGSSSVDYNADVKPILNKHCMGCHGGVKKAGDVSFLFEHEMLEPGKSGKIPVVRGDADASEMIRRILTDDPDERMPKNGTPLTEQEVDILKKWINQGAKWETHWSYKKIEKPEVPSLNSFSNLFGLLNTGDKKWVTNEIDHFVLDKLKDKGLEVSAEADRATLIRRVSLDLTGLPPTEKQVADFVNDKSENAYEKVVDRLLKSPGYGERWTSMWMDLARYADTKGYESDGGRTMWRYRDYVVKSFNQDKPFDKFTIEQLAGDLLEKDKDGFPLEENMIATGYHRNTMTNNEGGTDDEEFRTAAQIDRVNTTWEVWQGTTFACIQCHSHPYDPIPHEDYYKYMAFFNNTRDEDVWDEWPKLRFYKGEDSARVERVKSWIRQTKPEQLPEVTQFMKVMEPKINAHNFVKGDQSTVLLISYYGVKNNGNARISQVNLTGADNVVMNVATKAENAVLSLHLDKLDGPVIAEIKVPARDSVIIAPLAKTSGKHDIYLSLKSPKSPEEWVRITWMSFQKALPGSDKPEYQQIVADYTTLLTHQAESMPVIWEGKGDFARKTNVFVRGNWMVKGAEVQPDVPKLLAPMPNDAPKDRVGLAKWIVSRDNALTSRVIVNRFWEQLFGKGIVETVEDFGSQGAEPTHPELLDWLAVKFMEEDKWSIKKMLKTIVMSSTYRQSSKTDENRLEKDPYNIWISRGPRVRLSAEQVRDQALACSGLISDKMYGPGVMPPQPDKIWQSPYSGEKWVLSEGEDRYRRGVYTYWKRTAPYPSMVTFDAPSREFCQSRRILTNTPLQALVTLNDPVYLEAAESLANKMQKRGKTPEQQLKEGYRMLTFQPIEQKNLNVLVKIYQEALDAYQKKPVEADSILAYGKERTPELAALTISANVMLNLDNVITKE, encoded by the coding sequence ATGTTGAGTAACAAAATTTTTATTGGTGCGGGTGCTCTGATCGTTGCTGTATCTTCCTTTTTCTGGCTCTCTGGTTCTTCCGGCTCTTCATCGGTGGATTATAATGCCGACGTAAAGCCTATCCTGAATAAACATTGCATGGGTTGCCACGGGGGAGTGAAAAAGGCGGGGGATGTGAGTTTCCTTTTTGAGCACGAAATGCTGGAACCCGGCAAGTCGGGTAAGATACCTGTCGTGCGCGGTGACGCGGATGCCAGCGAGATGATCCGGCGGATATTGACCGACGATCCTGACGAAAGAATGCCCAAAAACGGCACGCCTTTGACGGAACAGGAAGTTGATATCCTCAAAAAATGGATCAATCAGGGCGCTAAGTGGGAAACGCATTGGTCTTACAAAAAGATAGAGAAGCCGGAGGTGCCTTCGCTGAACAGTTTTAGTAATCTTTTCGGGTTACTTAATACCGGCGATAAAAAGTGGGTAACCAATGAGATCGACCATTTTGTTCTGGACAAATTAAAAGACAAGGGACTCGAAGTTTCCGCAGAAGCCGATCGCGCTACATTGATCCGCCGCGTAAGTCTGGACTTGACCGGCTTGCCGCCCACTGAAAAGCAGGTAGCCGATTTTGTAAATGATAAGTCTGAAAATGCCTACGAAAAAGTGGTCGACAGGCTGCTGAAATCGCCCGGTTACGGTGAACGCTGGACTTCTATGTGGATGGACCTGGCGAGATATGCGGATACAAAAGGCTACGAAAGCGACGGCGGGCGGACGATGTGGCGTTACCGGGATTATGTGGTCAAATCTTTCAATCAGGACAAACCTTTCGACAAATTCACGATCGAGCAGCTTGCCGGGGATTTGCTTGAAAAAGACAAAGACGGTTTCCCGCTGGAAGAGAATATGATCGCGACCGGCTACCACCGCAATACGATGACCAATAATGAAGGTGGTACCGACGATGAAGAATTTCGCACCGCGGCTCAGATCGACCGGGTGAACACGACCTGGGAAGTGTGGCAGGGAACCACTTTTGCCTGCATTCAATGTCACAGCCACCCGTACGATCCTATTCCGCACGAAGATTATTACAAATACATGGCGTTTTTCAATAATACGCGGGACGAAGATGTGTGGGATGAATGGCCTAAGCTGCGGTTTTATAAAGGCGAGGATTCAGCCAGAGTAGAGCGGGTGAAAAGCTGGATCCGGCAGACCAAACCGGAGCAACTGCCGGAAGTAACGCAGTTTATGAAGGTCATGGAGCCGAAGATCAATGCGCATAATTTTGTAAAAGGCGACCAGTCGACGGTACTGTTGATTTCTTACTATGGTGTAAAAAACAATGGAAACGCCCGCATTTCTCAGGTAAACCTGACAGGTGCTGACAATGTGGTAATGAATGTTGCTACCAAGGCTGAGAATGCGGTACTAAGTCTTCACCTGGACAAATTGGACGGTCCGGTGATTGCTGAGATCAAGGTACCTGCAAGAGATTCTGTGATCATCGCGCCGCTCGCTAAAACTTCGGGTAAACACGATATTTATCTTTCTCTGAAAAGTCCGAAATCGCCCGAAGAATGGGTGCGGATTACCTGGATGTCTTTTCAAAAAGCATTGCCGGGTAGTGATAAACCTGAATATCAGCAGATCGTAGCGGATTATACCACTTTGTTGACGCACCAGGCAGAGAGTATGCCGGTGATCTGGGAAGGGAAGGGTGATTTTGCGAGAAAAACCAATGTTTTTGTAAGAGGGAACTGGATGGTGAAAGGTGCAGAAGTGCAGCCAGACGTACCCAAGCTGCTGGCGCCAATGCCGAACGACGCCCCGAAAGACCGGGTAGGACTGGCGAAATGGATCGTAAGCCGCGACAATGCATTGACTTCACGCGTGATTGTAAACCGCTTCTGGGAGCAATTGTTTGGCAAAGGTATTGTGGAAACGGTGGAAGATTTCGGTTCGCAGGGCGCAGAACCCACACATCCCGAGTTGCTCGACTGGCTGGCGGTTAAGTTTATGGAAGAGGATAAATGGAGCATTAAAAAGATGCTGAAAACGATCGTCATGTCATCGACTTACAGACAGAGCTCGAAAACCGATGAAAACAGGCTCGAAAAAGATCCCTACAATATCTGGATCTCCCGGGGGCCGCGCGTGCGTTTGAGCGCCGAGCAGGTACGTGACCAGGCTTTGGCGTGCAGTGGTTTGATTTCGGATAAAATGTACGGTCCGGGCGTTATGCCGCCTCAGCCCGACAAGATCTGGCAATCACCTTACAGTGGTGAAAAATGGGTTTTGAGCGAAGGCGAAGACAGATATCGCCGGGGAGTTTACACTTATTGGAAACGTACCGCGCCTTATCCTTCGATGGTCACTTTCGACGCGCCGAGCCGCGAATTCTGCCAATCCCGCCGGATTTTGACCAATACTCCTTTGCAGGCACTGGTCACATTGAACGATCCGGTATACCTGGAAGCGGCGGAAAGTTTAGCCAATAAAATGCAAAAAAGAGGCAAAACGCCAGAGCAGCAGCTGAAAGAAGGGTATCGCATGCTTACTTTCCAGCCTATTGAACAGAAGAACCTGAATGTGCTGGTAAAAATATATCAGGAGGCATTGGACGCTTACCAGAAAAAGCCGGTAGAAGCGGACAGTATCCTGGCTTATGGAAAAGAGAGAACGCCAGAGCTGGCAGCTTTGACTATTTCAGCGAATGTGATGCTGAATCTCGATAACGTGATTACGAAAGAGTAA
- a CDS encoding DUF1501 domain-containing protein, translating into MEKLTRELQHATLLHQTRRHFLQSVGFGLGALGLGKMLDSCGTSSAADGPVGNTAKSRIPQFAPKAKRVIYIHMAGAPSQLELFDYKPELMKYHGKDCPAEFLEGKKFAFIQGVPKMLGPQSRFAQYGQSGAWMSDYVPYLQTVADEITFLKAMHTDQFNHAPAQLLMHTGSPRLGRPSLGAWSVYGLGSENQNLPGFIVLASGGQQPDAGKSVFGSGFLPSVYQGVQCRTGGDPVLYVSDPSGMNRDMRKQTIEAINEINKQTYEDVKDPEILTRISQYEMAFRMQMSVPEVMDVSKEPQFILDMYGVKPGDGTFAMNCLLARKLVENDVRFVQLFDWGWDGHGTSKDHNVEGGLRQKCRESDQPVAALIKDLKMRGLLEETLIIWGAEFGRTPMQENRNGLVMPYMGRDHHLDAFTMWMAGGGVKQGFSHGETDELGYYGTKGRVHVHDLQATILHLMGFDHEKFTYPFQGRNFRLTDTEGKVVKEVLA; encoded by the coding sequence ATGGAAAAGCTAACAAGGGAATTACAACATGCGACATTGCTGCATCAGACGAGGCGGCATTTTTTGCAGTCGGTAGGATTTGGACTGGGTGCATTGGGATTGGGGAAGATGCTGGATTCTTGCGGTACTTCTTCTGCGGCTGATGGCCCGGTGGGTAATACTGCCAAATCGCGGATTCCGCAATTTGCGCCCAAGGCGAAGCGGGTGATTTATATTCACATGGCCGGCGCTCCCTCCCAGCTTGAGCTTTTTGATTATAAGCCGGAGCTGATGAAATATCACGGGAAAGATTGCCCTGCGGAGTTTCTGGAAGGCAAAAAATTTGCTTTTATCCAGGGAGTACCCAAAATGCTGGGGCCGCAAAGTCGCTTTGCTCAATATGGACAATCGGGAGCCTGGATGTCGGATTACGTGCCTTATCTGCAGACGGTAGCCGATGAGATCACATTCCTCAAAGCCATGCATACCGATCAGTTCAATCACGCGCCTGCGCAGTTGCTGATGCACACGGGAAGTCCGAGGTTGGGCCGGCCTAGCCTGGGAGCATGGTCTGTGTATGGTTTGGGATCAGAAAATCAAAATCTTCCTGGATTCATTGTACTCGCCTCGGGTGGACAGCAACCCGACGCAGGCAAAAGTGTATTTGGAAGCGGTTTCCTTCCTTCGGTATACCAGGGTGTGCAGTGCCGGACCGGCGGCGACCCGGTACTTTACGTGAGCGATCCGAGCGGCATGAACCGCGATATGCGCAAGCAGACTATCGAAGCCATCAACGAAATCAATAAGCAGACTTACGAAGATGTAAAAGATCCGGAAATCCTCACAAGGATTAGCCAATATGAGATGGCCTTCCGGATGCAAATGTCCGTACCAGAGGTAATGGATGTTTCTAAAGAGCCGCAATTCATCCTGGATATGTACGGTGTTAAGCCCGGTGATGGGACTTTCGCCATGAACTGTCTGCTGGCGCGGAAGCTGGTTGAAAACGATGTGCGGTTTGTGCAGCTCTTTGACTGGGGTTGGGACGGACACGGAACCTCGAAAGACCACAATGTGGAAGGCGGCCTTCGCCAGAAATGCCGCGAGTCGGATCAACCGGTTGCAGCATTGATCAAAGATTTGAAGATGCGCGGCCTTTTAGAAGAAACCCTCATAATCTGGGGTGCAGAATTTGGCAGAACGCCGATGCAGGAGAATAGAAACGGACTTGTAATGCCTTATATGGGTCGCGATCACCATTTGGATGCATTCACGATGTGGATGGCGGGCGGCGGGGTGAAGCAGGGTTTCTCGCACGGCGAGACAGATGAACTTGGTTACTATGGTACCAAAGGCAGGGTGCATGTACATGATTTGCAAGCTACTATCCTGCATTTGATGGGTTTTGATCACGAAAAATTTACCTATCCGTTCCAGGGAAGAAACTTCCGGCTTACCGACACGGAAGGAAAAGTTGTTAAAGAGGTACTCGCTTAG
- the rhaM gene encoding L-rhamnose mutarotase, which produces MENTTVKAFRMQLKPGFEKEYKKRHDEIWPELSELLKNAGVLEYYIFLDERTLALFAFQKLRENDTTSVLAALPIMKKWWDFMADIMDVNIDNSPQAFSLPEVFRL; this is translated from the coding sequence ATGGAGAACACAACAGTGAAAGCTTTCCGGATGCAGTTAAAGCCGGGTTTTGAAAAAGAATACAAAAAGCGGCACGACGAAATCTGGCCGGAACTGTCTGAACTCTTAAAAAATGCGGGCGTACTGGAATACTACATTTTTTTAGACGAAAGAACGCTGGCTCTTTTTGCTTTTCAAAAACTGAGGGAAAATGATACCACCTCCGTGCTCGCCGCATTGCCGATTATGAAAAAATGGTGGGACTTTATGGCGGATATAATGGATGTAAACATAGATAATTCGCCCCAGGCGTTCAGTCTTCCCGAGGTTTTCAGATTGTAA
- a CDS encoding c-type cytochrome domain-containing protein, whose product MHYILLQDSAWATFIGRFHPAIVHFPIGFLLIAAVLELGRRWGKINVSEGTVVFILLWSAITSTFACIAGYLLSLTGGYDVELLDNHMWKGIGVAAFAWVAWLVKSDRLSKAIPSGKVVYLPAILIATVLTLSAGHDGGSLTHGEGYLTQYTPEPFRGLAGLPPIEEKPTEIKPIADVQQAVVYADIVQPILQAKCTQCHNASKSKGDLRMDQLALLMKGGEGGPALVAGKGAESDMIKRCLLPESDDDHMPPKGKPQLTTDQIALLSWWIDQGASADKKVSQMTVSEAVKPALASLGKEAPAGTGAATASAVLSLKVPEANNQAVENLRKTGLIVNTLSQDQNLLEISAVNLPGFSDKQMELLQPVAQQITWLKLGGTKITDAALQQIAKFPNLSKLHIEHTGITDKGIVALKSLPYLEYINIVDTKVGDEGLKTVAGMKALRSIYVWQSAVTDSAVSQVGKQNPNLLVVNGFNEAAVAQFLKAGDTTGKEEVKKQ is encoded by the coding sequence ATGCATTACATTTTACTTCAGGACTCTGCCTGGGCTACGTTTATTGGCAGGTTTCACCCTGCAATCGTCCATTTTCCCATTGGTTTTTTATTGATTGCGGCTGTACTTGAACTGGGCAGGCGTTGGGGCAAAATCAACGTCAGCGAGGGTACAGTTGTGTTTATACTACTCTGGTCTGCCATTACCTCGACCTTTGCATGTATTGCGGGTTATCTGCTTTCATTAACAGGCGGCTATGATGTTGAACTACTCGACAACCACATGTGGAAAGGAATCGGCGTCGCTGCTTTTGCATGGGTCGCCTGGCTCGTCAAATCCGACCGGCTCTCGAAAGCAATACCTTCCGGTAAGGTGGTTTATCTCCCGGCTATTTTAATCGCAACAGTTCTTACGCTGAGTGCCGGCCACGATGGCGGCTCGCTGACGCACGGGGAAGGTTACCTCACCCAATATACTCCTGAGCCTTTCCGCGGACTGGCAGGTTTGCCCCCGATAGAAGAGAAACCTACTGAAATAAAGCCAATTGCGGATGTACAGCAGGCTGTTGTTTATGCCGATATTGTGCAGCCGATCCTCCAAGCAAAATGTACCCAATGCCACAACGCCAGCAAAAGCAAAGGCGACCTCCGCATGGACCAGCTTGCGTTGCTGATGAAAGGTGGCGAAGGCGGGCCTGCATTAGTTGCCGGTAAAGGGGCCGAAAGCGATATGATTAAAAGGTGTCTGCTGCCCGAAAGCGACGATGATCATATGCCGCCAAAAGGCAAGCCGCAATTAACGACCGATCAGATCGCACTCCTTTCGTGGTGGATCGACCAGGGCGCTTCGGCTGACAAAAAAGTATCCCAAATGACTGTTTCGGAAGCGGTTAAGCCTGCATTGGCGTCGTTGGGAAAGGAAGCACCAGCGGGTACTGGCGCGGCGACAGCATCGGCGGTATTGAGTTTGAAAGTCCCTGAGGCCAATAACCAGGCAGTCGAAAATCTGAGGAAAACGGGGCTGATCGTCAATACACTGTCCCAGGATCAGAACCTATTGGAAATCAGCGCAGTAAATTTGCCCGGGTTTAGTGATAAACAAATGGAGCTACTGCAACCTGTTGCGCAGCAGATTACCTGGCTAAAACTCGGCGGCACGAAAATCACGGACGCGGCATTGCAGCAGATCGCCAAATTTCCGAATCTCAGCAAGCTGCACATTGAACATACCGGCATTACCGACAAAGGTATTGTAGCATTAAAATCACTTCCTTATCTGGAATACATCAATATCGTGGATACCAAGGTTGGCGATGAAGGTTTGAAAACGGTGGCCGGCATGAAGGCGTTGCGTTCGATTTATGTGTGGCAGTCGGCGGTTACGGACAGTGCGGTGAGCCAGGTCGGCAAGCAAAACCCCAACCTGTTGGTAGTGAATGGATTCAATGAGGCGGCGGTAGCGCAATTCCTGAAAGCCGGGGACACAACGGGCAAAGAAGAAGTCAAAAAACAATAA